The Martelella mediterranea DSM 17316 genome has a window encoding:
- a CDS encoding EF-hand domain-containing protein — translation MTRKTLLAATVLAATAIGGAAIADSNHGHGGQSGPKDRAGMMQGGSGMMGNMGGMSDMMGMMKRMHGQMMGGGMMGGMGPMGGGMMQMFDADGDGTVTPEEMRAGLQAKLTEYDSDGDGTLSIEEFEALHSAMIREMMVDRFQHLDADGDGAITAEEMAAPADKMERMQKMRDAMGQMQPGESPGMGDGDMMNND, via the coding sequence ATGACCCGCAAAACCCTGCTCGCAGCGACCGTTTTGGCCGCAACTGCAATCGGAGGAGCCGCGATCGCGGATTCCAATCACGGACATGGGGGCCAGTCCGGCCCGAAGGATCGCGCTGGCATGATGCAGGGCGGTTCCGGAATGATGGGCAACATGGGCGGCATGTCCGATATGATGGGCATGATGAAGCGCATGCACGGCCAGATGATGGGCGGCGGCATGATGGGCGGAATGGGTCCGATGGGCGGCGGAATGATGCAGATGTTCGACGCTGACGGCGACGGCACGGTGACGCCCGAGGAAATGCGCGCCGGACTGCAGGCCAAGCTGACCGAATACGACAGCGACGGTGACGGCACCCTGTCTATCGAGGAATTCGAGGCGCTGCACAGCGCGATGATCCGCGAGATGATGGTGGATCGCTTCCAGCATCTGGATGCCGATGGCGACGGCGCCATCACAGCCGAAGAAATGGCGGCGCCGGCCGACAAGATGGAGCGCATGCAGAAGATGCGCGACGCAATGGGGCAGATGCAGCCCGGCGAGAGCCCCGGCATGGGCGACGGCGACATGATGAACAACGATTGA
- the ccmI gene encoding c-type cytochrome biogenesis protein CcmI, translating into MLWIVFAFLALLAAGFLLLPLRSFGSKVSDRTDGSISILSDQLREVDADAERGLISPEEARAARIEIKRRILSLERKGQRARPAMSGRSAGVVVWATALTVPVAAAALYLQLGSPDMPSIAFAEREAERNQQVEIAGLTVRLLERLQSDPGGGPTEGWMLLGQTYMRMGRYRDAVSAMENVTERPDASSAILSQYAEALIAADDGIVTPAARAAIGRARDMDPSNPAATYYEAIALDQAGDGAEAHDLLIARLDAANGPAPWMEAFVAQANSIGETLGREPVSLAAFAPTAGGDTPGPTAGDVAAAADMSEDDRAAFIRSMVERLAERLRDDPDDLDGWMRLGNAYRVLGEAAKAREAYLTANRLAETLPPDDPRAQEIRQAMSELPG; encoded by the coding sequence ATGCTCTGGATTGTCTTTGCGTTTCTGGCGCTGCTTGCCGCAGGTTTCCTGCTGCTTCCACTGCGGTCCTTCGGATCGAAGGTTTCCGACCGAACCGACGGCTCCATTTCCATCCTCTCCGATCAGCTGCGGGAGGTGGACGCCGATGCGGAACGCGGCCTGATCTCGCCGGAGGAAGCCCGCGCCGCCCGGATCGAGATCAAGCGGCGTATCCTGTCGCTGGAACGGAAAGGCCAACGCGCGCGGCCGGCCATGTCGGGTCGCTCCGCCGGCGTCGTCGTCTGGGCGACCGCCTTGACGGTGCCTGTGGCCGCGGCAGCGCTCTACCTGCAACTGGGATCGCCCGACATGCCGAGCATCGCGTTCGCCGAGCGTGAGGCGGAGCGAAACCAGCAGGTTGAAATCGCCGGGTTGACGGTACGTTTGCTGGAGCGCCTGCAAAGCGATCCGGGCGGTGGCCCGACCGAGGGGTGGATGTTGCTTGGCCAAACCTACATGCGCATGGGCCGCTACAGGGATGCGGTATCCGCCATGGAGAACGTGACCGAGCGCCCGGATGCCAGTTCGGCCATCCTGTCGCAATACGCCGAGGCGCTGATCGCCGCGGATGACGGGATCGTGACGCCCGCGGCCCGCGCGGCCATCGGACGGGCACGCGACATGGATCCGTCCAATCCGGCGGCCACGTACTACGAGGCCATCGCGCTCGATCAGGCGGGCGACGGCGCGGAGGCCCACGATCTGCTGATTGCCCGGCTGGACGCGGCCAATGGCCCCGCGCCCTGGATGGAGGCGTTCGTCGCGCAGGCCAACAGCATCGGCGAGACGCTCGGCCGCGAGCCGGTCAGCCTCGCGGCATTCGCGCCCACGGCTGGCGGCGATACGCCGGGCCCCACCGCGGGCGATGTCGCCGCCGCAGCGGACATGAGCGAGGACGACAGGGCCGCCTTTATTCGCTCGATGGTTGAGCGGCTGGCCGAGCGGCTGCGGGACGACCCTGATGACCTGGATGGCTGGATGCGACTGGGCAACGCCTATCGCGTCCTCGGTGAGGCGGCGAAGGCGCGGGAGGCATATCTGACCGCCAACAGGCTCGCCGAGACCCTGCCTCCCGACGACCCGCGTGCGCAGGAAATCCGGCAGGCGATGTCAGAGCTGCCCGGCTGA
- a CDS encoding DUF302 domain-containing protein — MNYTYDRSLIGVSIDDAEMRVRAALADRGFGVLTEIDVKMTMKQKIDVDMDGYRILGACNPQMAHKAIGIEPRVGAMLPCNVILRETDGGTEISAIDPVASMQAIDNDQLHEVACEVRDMLREAVDAA, encoded by the coding sequence ATGAATTATACCTATGACCGCTCACTCATAGGCGTCAGCATCGACGACGCGGAAATGCGCGTTCGCGCCGCCCTAGCTGATCGGGGTTTCGGTGTTCTTACCGAAATCGACGTCAAGATGACGATGAAGCAGAAGATCGACGTCGATATGGACGGCTATCGCATCCTTGGCGCCTGCAATCCGCAAATGGCCCACAAGGCGATCGGGATCGAACCGCGCGTGGGCGCGATGTTGCCATGCAACGTTATCCTGCGCGAAACGGACGGCGGCACCGAGATCAGCGCCATCGATCCGGTGGCGTCAATGCAGGCAATCGACAACGATCAGCTCCATGAAGTCGCGTGCGAGGTGCGCGACATGCTGCGCGAGGCCGTCGATGCTGCATGA
- the lgt gene encoding prolipoprotein diacylglyceryl transferase gives MLTAAIPFPNIGPDLFSIEIGGFTLALRWYALAYIVGILIGWRICVAAVARPALWPAAGPPLDRRQIEDLLTWIIIGVIAGGRLGFVLFYQPEYYLANPLEILMIWQGGMSFHGGFLGVAVAGLAYCIRQNASMLSTTDLLAIATPPGLFLGRIANFINNELWGRPTDVPWAVIFPGEVAQTCPGITSICARHPSQLYEGLLEGLLLGFILLYLAWRRGWLRMPGALTGVFLTGYGLARSFVELFRQPDMQFVTSDNPIGHALHFGDWGLTMGQVLSAPMILVGLALILRAVNGSGGATGQRSKKTA, from the coding sequence ATGTTGACCGCCGCAATTCCATTTCCCAACATCGGCCCCGATCTTTTCTCTATCGAGATCGGCGGGTTCACGTTGGCGCTGCGCTGGTATGCGCTCGCTTACATCGTCGGTATCCTGATCGGCTGGCGCATCTGCGTCGCTGCCGTTGCGCGCCCTGCGCTGTGGCCCGCTGCCGGGCCGCCACTTGATCGCCGTCAGATCGAAGACCTGCTGACCTGGATCATTATCGGCGTGATCGCTGGTGGCCGACTGGGTTTCGTGCTGTTCTACCAGCCCGAATATTACCTGGCCAATCCGCTGGAAATACTCATGATCTGGCAGGGCGGCATGTCCTTCCACGGCGGGTTCCTCGGCGTCGCCGTTGCTGGCCTGGCATATTGTATTCGTCAGAACGCATCCATGCTGAGCACGACCGATCTTCTGGCCATCGCTACACCACCGGGGCTGTTTCTGGGGCGGATTGCGAATTTCATCAACAACGAACTCTGGGGGCGGCCCACGGACGTGCCTTGGGCCGTGATCTTTCCGGGCGAGGTCGCCCAGACCTGTCCGGGCATCACCTCGATATGTGCCCGCCACCCCTCGCAGCTTTATGAAGGTCTGCTCGAAGGGCTGCTGCTCGGGTTCATCCTTCTTTACCTCGCCTGGCGCCGGGGCTGGCTCAGGATGCCCGGCGCGCTGACAGGTGTTTTCCTGACCGGCTACGGTCTTGCCAGAAGCTTTGTCGAGTTGTTCCGGCAGCCCGACATGCAGTTCGTGACCTCCGACAATCCGATCGGCCATGCCCTGCACTTCGGCGATTGGGGGCTGACGATGGGACAGGTTCTTTCTGCGCCAATGATCCTGGTCGGGCTGGCGCTGATCCTTCGAGCGGTGAACGGATCCGGGGGCGCAACCGGGCAACGATCGAAAAAAACTGCCTGA
- a CDS encoding heme lyase CcmF/NrfE family subunit codes for MTPEIGQFALALALIIALVQSVLPILGASRGDLVWMRSARTSALAQLVFIGIAFAALMRSFMVSDFTVANVVENSHSLKPMLYKIAGTWGSHEGSLLLWVLILAAFGAGVALLGTNIPDALKARTLSVQAWISTGFLSFLLLTSNPFERVFPPPLDGNDLNPLLQDVGLAMHPPLLYFGYVGFSIVFSFAVAALIEGRVDAAWARWVRPWTLAAWMSLTAGIALGSWWAYYELGWGGWWFWDPVENVSFMPWLLGTALLHSAIVTEKRDAFKSWTILLAILTFSLSLLGTFIVRSGLLTSVHAFAVDPERGLYILGLLGLSIGGSLALYAWRAPSMEGGGLFAPISREGGLLINNLLLVVATGTVLVGTLYPLFTEALADQKISVGPPFFNASFIPIMLPLLAIMAVGPLLSWKRADLKGVFQRLRFVALLSGLAALAVWYLTEGGPALAYLPIAIATWLLLATLREWAARIRLFDVPFAQAVRRARNLPRAAHGMTLAHAGLAVAVFGFVGSSAWKSEKIVFVQSGAVTEIAGFDVRFDGVQRVQGPNYVADRGTLVVTRDGAPVTTLYPERRFYPVAQSTTTESAIRSTLAGDLYASLAEPAAEGAAQSGAWTLRILYEPLVNFIWIGAALLVLGGGLSLSDRRLRVGAPRRATIPKPQATPAE; via the coding sequence ATGACACCTGAAATCGGACAATTCGCGCTGGCACTGGCGCTGATCATTGCCCTGGTGCAAAGCGTTCTACCGATCCTCGGCGCCTCGCGCGGCGATCTGGTCTGGATGCGGAGTGCGCGGACATCGGCGCTCGCTCAGCTGGTTTTCATCGGTATCGCGTTCGCCGCCCTCATGCGCTCCTTCATGGTCAGCGATTTCACGGTGGCGAATGTCGTCGAGAACTCGCATTCGCTCAAGCCGATGCTCTACAAGATCGCAGGGACCTGGGGAAGCCATGAGGGGTCTCTGCTGCTCTGGGTGCTGATCCTCGCGGCTTTCGGCGCAGGTGTCGCCCTGCTCGGGACGAACATTCCCGATGCGCTGAAGGCGCGGACCCTGTCCGTGCAAGCCTGGATCAGCACGGGATTCCTATCCTTCCTGCTGCTGACCTCCAACCCGTTCGAACGTGTGTTCCCGCCGCCGCTGGATGGCAACGACCTCAATCCGCTGCTGCAGGATGTGGGGCTGGCGATGCATCCGCCGCTTCTCTATTTCGGGTATGTCGGGTTCTCGATCGTCTTCTCCTTCGCGGTTGCCGCACTGATCGAGGGCCGTGTCGACGCGGCCTGGGCCCGCTGGGTCAGGCCGTGGACGCTGGCGGCTTGGATGAGCCTGACGGCGGGCATCGCGCTCGGATCATGGTGGGCCTACTACGAACTGGGCTGGGGCGGTTGGTGGTTCTGGGATCCGGTGGAGAATGTCAGCTTCATGCCCTGGCTTCTGGGCACGGCGCTGTTGCATTCGGCCATCGTCACCGAAAAGCGCGATGCCTTCAAAAGCTGGACGATCCTGCTGGCCATCCTGACATTCTCGCTGTCTCTGCTGGGCACGTTCATCGTCCGGTCGGGCCTTCTGACATCCGTCCACGCCTTCGCCGTCGATCCCGAACGAGGCCTCTACATTCTCGGCCTGCTGGGCCTCTCCATCGGCGGCTCGCTCGCGCTCTATGCCTGGCGCGCCCCGTCGATGGAAGGCGGCGGCCTCTTCGCGCCGATCAGTCGCGAGGGTGGCCTCTTGATCAACAACCTGCTGCTGGTCGTGGCCACCGGAACCGTGCTGGTCGGCACGCTCTATCCGCTGTTCACCGAAGCCCTGGCCGATCAGAAGATTTCGGTCGGACCACCGTTCTTCAACGCGTCCTTCATACCGATCATGCTGCCGTTGCTGGCGATCATGGCCGTCGGGCCGCTCCTGTCGTGGAAACGCGCCGACCTGAAGGGGGTATTCCAGCGCCTGCGCTTTGTCGCGCTGCTGTCAGGGCTGGCCGCACTTGCGGTCTGGTACCTGACCGAGGGCGGGCCCGCCCTGGCCTATCTTCCAATCGCGATAGCCACCTGGCTCCTTCTGGCGACATTGCGGGAATGGGCGGCCCGGATCAGACTCTTCGATGTGCCGTTCGCGCAGGCTGTTCGGAGGGCGCGCAACCTGCCCCGCGCGGCCCACGGCATGACGCTGGCACACGCGGGACTTGCCGTGGCGGTCTTCGGCTTCGTCGGGTCGAGCGCCTGGAAATCCGAGAAAATTGTTTTCGTCCAATCCGGCGCCGTGACCGAGATCGCAGGTTTCGACGTGCGCTTCGACGGTGTCCAAAGGGTGCAGGGTCCGAACTATGTCGCCGACCGCGGCACGCTGGTGGTCACGCGCGATGGTGCACCCGTCACGACACTCTACCCCGAGCGCCGTTTCTATCCGGTCGCCCAGAGCACGACCACCGAATCTGCCATCCGCTCGACGCTGGCGGGCGACCTCTACGCCTCGCTGGCCGAGCCGGCCGCGGAGGGCGCGGCGCAATCTGGGGCCTGGACCTTGCGAATCCTCTACGAGCCGCTGGTCAATTTCATCTGGATCGGGGCGGCGCTTCTGGTGCTGGGCGGCGGTCTGTCGCTTTCGGATCGGCGCCTGCGGGTCGGTGCGCCGCGCCGCGCTACTATTCCGAAACCACAAGCAACGCCGGCGGAGTAA
- a CDS encoding DsbE family thiol:disulfide interchange protein: MTRALAALPILIALIVGGFFLWGLNPSRDPNAIPSVLISQPAPEFDLAPVDHVGVPGLSRADLTDNPAPVVVNVFASWCVPCRAEHAVLTRMVEQGGVRLMGINYKDKPEDARAWLENLGNPYERIGSDLNGRAGIEWGISGVPETFIVSGNGTVLFRYVGPVVGAEAEEKFATALAQARAATGAGT; this comes from the coding sequence ATGACCCGAGCCCTCGCCGCCCTGCCGATCCTGATTGCGCTGATTGTCGGCGGTTTCTTTCTCTGGGGCCTCAATCCAAGCCGCGACCCGAACGCGATCCCGTCGGTGCTGATCTCTCAGCCGGCACCGGAATTCGATCTGGCGCCGGTGGATCACGTGGGTGTGCCCGGCCTGTCACGGGCGGACCTGACGGACAATCCTGCGCCGGTCGTGGTCAATGTCTTCGCCTCCTGGTGCGTCCCCTGCCGGGCCGAACATGCGGTCCTGACCCGAATGGTCGAACAGGGCGGCGTGCGACTCATGGGCATCAACTACAAGGACAAGCCCGAGGACGCGCGCGCCTGGCTGGAGAACCTGGGCAACCCCTATGAGCGGATCGGATCCGATCTGAACGGCCGCGCCGGGATCGAGTGGGGCATTTCAGGCGTGCCGGAAACCTTCATCGTCTCGGGCAACGGCACGGTTCTTTTCCGCTATGTCGGCCCGGTCGTCGGCGCAGAGGCGGAAGAGAAGTTCGCAACCGCGCTCGCGCAGGCACGTGCTGCAACAGGAGCGGGAACATGA
- a CDS encoding SHOCT domain-containing protein: MKLNGSVISAGSLLFVATPGMADIYDGSGHMMWGGHGIFGGLMMVIFWALIIGLIFLAVRGFSNRSDTGNGQTAMDVLRERYARGEIDEDEFERRLAKLEARKR, translated from the coding sequence ATGAAACTCAACGGCTCAGTCATCTCTGCAGGATCGCTCCTCTTCGTCGCAACGCCGGGCATGGCCGATATCTACGATGGCTCCGGCCACATGATGTGGGGTGGGCACGGTATCTTTGGAGGCCTGATGATGGTGATTTTCTGGGCACTTATCATCGGTCTGATTTTTCTTGCGGTTCGCGGCTTTTCCAACCGCTCCGACACCGGGAATGGTCAGACTGCGATGGATGTCCTTCGTGAACGCTATGCCCGCGGCGAAATCGACGAGGATGAATTCGAGCGGCGGCTGGCCAAACTGGAGGCCCGAAAACGATGA
- a CDS encoding TVP38/TMEM64 family protein: MFGRTAQLVAAALLIFAIVALALGPLADVIESFDGERISGWIEAAGIWGPILIVSLMTIAIVATPIPSAPIALAAGAAYGHTLGTVYIVAGAELGALVAFGLARVLGRDVLVGWLGDKVDAGWLGSQNALTFTVFASRLMPFISFDIVSYAAGLSRLHFWRFALATLAGIIPASFVLAHLGNEAVSGPSSRAIWAAIGLGALTFAPLLIVAVRDWKKHRMTHD, from the coding sequence GTGTTCGGGCGAACCGCACAATTGGTTGCTGCGGCACTGCTAATCTTCGCCATCGTCGCCCTGGCCTTGGGTCCGCTCGCCGACGTCATCGAGAGCTTCGACGGCGAGAGAATCTCCGGCTGGATCGAGGCTGCCGGCATATGGGGACCGATCCTCATCGTCTCGCTCATGACGATCGCGATCGTCGCGACGCCTATTCCGAGCGCACCGATCGCATTGGCGGCCGGTGCCGCCTACGGGCATACTTTGGGGACCGTTTACATCGTTGCCGGAGCCGAACTCGGCGCACTTGTCGCATTCGGATTGGCGAGGGTCCTCGGGCGCGACGTGCTCGTCGGATGGCTTGGCGACAAGGTGGATGCAGGCTGGCTCGGCTCTCAGAACGCTTTGACTTTCACCGTCTTCGCCAGCCGTCTGATGCCGTTCATCTCATTCGACATTGTCAGCTACGCGGCCGGGTTGAGCCGCCTTCACTTCTGGCGTTTCGCACTCGCCACGCTTGCGGGGATCATCCCGGCCAGCTTTGTGCTCGCCCATTTAGGCAACGAGGCGGTCAGTGGGCCTTCTTCCCGCGCAATCTGGGCCGCGATCGGGCTGGGAGCGTTGACGTTTGCACCTCTTCTGATTGTCGCCGTCAGGGACTGGAAAAAGCACCGGATGACCCATGACTGA
- a CDS encoding DUF6010 family protein, with product MVADSIQDTEESPTFGEGFWGPGAVGAVLFLIAAPVHLLVPHQISVAIAAVTLALIGGAYIGFGATANSLKRFLAELAVAALFAATALAGLLWAPLALPVGFAAHAAWDLLHHNRVFGAPVPRWYIPFCVVFELLAAAFLFVLYVP from the coding sequence ATGGTGGCTGACAGCATCCAGGATACAGAAGAATCCCCAACCTTCGGCGAGGGCTTCTGGGGGCCTGGCGCTGTGGGTGCCGTCTTGTTTCTGATCGCCGCTCCGGTGCATCTACTGGTGCCCCATCAGATATCGGTGGCGATCGCCGCGGTAACGTTGGCGCTGATCGGCGGAGCCTACATCGGATTTGGTGCGACCGCCAATTCGCTGAAACGCTTTTTGGCGGAACTGGCGGTCGCAGCCCTGTTCGCGGCGACCGCGCTGGCCGGATTGCTCTGGGCTCCATTGGCCTTGCCTGTCGGGTTCGCCGCACATGCCGCGTGGGATCTTCTGCATCACAACAGGGTGTTCGGCGCGCCGGTCCCGCGATGGTACATTCCGTTCTGCGTCGTCTTCGAGCTGTTGGCGGCAGCTTTTCTCTTCGTGCTGTATGTGCCGTGA
- a CDS encoding response regulator has protein sequence MNDQPHILVVDDHREIRDSVSRYLEKNGLRATSARDAVEMDAKLAMGQYDLIVLDVMMPGEDGLSVCRRLSSTGGVPILMLTALGEETDRIVGLEIGADDYLAKPFNPRELLARIKAILRRSSLPETYAGKLSGRRIAFAQWTLDTDSRLLTDENGAQIDLTGSELKLLVVLLERPRLVLNRDQLLDLTAGRAASPLDRTIDNQISRLRRKIEADPSRPRLITTVRGGGYCLAADVTELD, from the coding sequence ATGAACGATCAGCCTCATATCCTCGTCGTCGACGATCATCGCGAAATCCGAGACTCGGTTTCGCGCTATCTGGAGAAGAACGGCCTGCGTGCGACCTCGGCGCGGGATGCGGTCGAGATGGACGCCAAGCTCGCGATGGGTCAGTACGATCTGATCGTTCTGGATGTCATGATGCCCGGCGAGGACGGGCTGTCGGTCTGCCGCCGTCTGTCATCCACGGGTGGCGTACCGATCCTGATGCTGACGGCGCTTGGCGAAGAGACGGATCGCATCGTCGGGCTCGAAATCGGCGCGGACGACTATCTGGCCAAACCATTCAATCCGCGAGAGCTGCTTGCGCGGATCAAGGCCATCCTGCGGCGTTCATCCCTGCCCGAGACCTATGCCGGAAAACTCTCGGGAAGACGCATCGCATTCGCACAATGGACTCTCGATACCGACAGCCGGTTGTTGACCGATGAAAACGGTGCGCAAATCGATCTCACCGGTTCGGAACTCAAGCTTCTGGTTGTCTTGCTCGAACGGCCCCGCCTCGTCCTCAACCGTGATCAGCTTCTCGATCTCACTGCAGGGCGCGCGGCCTCCCCGCTCGATCGGACGATCGACAATCAGATCAGCCGCCTTCGCAGAAAGATCGAGGCCGATCCATCCAGGCCCCGGCTGATCACGACCGTGCGCGGTGGCGGATATTGCCTTGCCGCCGATGTGACGGAGTTGGATTGA
- a CDS encoding cytochrome c-type biogenesis protein — MIRIVVLTILIVIALPLASHAVEPDEMLADPILETRAREISKDLRCVVCQNQDIDSSNAGVARDLRLLVRERLVAGDTDQQVLDYIQARYGDYVLLKPPFKPETYALWLTPLALFLLGAGGVVAVLARSGRRKAKAGLSAEEERRVSELLAQRERNEP; from the coding sequence ATGATCCGAATTGTCGTGCTGACGATCCTGATCGTGATCGCCTTGCCGCTTGCCTCCCATGCCGTCGAACCCGACGAAATGCTGGCTGATCCGATCCTTGAGACCCGTGCGAGAGAGATCTCCAAAGACTTGCGCTGTGTGGTCTGCCAGAACCAGGACATCGACAGCTCGAACGCGGGCGTTGCGCGCGATCTGCGGCTGCTGGTCCGTGAAAGGCTGGTTGCCGGAGACACCGATCAGCAGGTGCTGGATTACATTCAGGCGCGCTATGGCGATTATGTCCTGTTGAAACCGCCATTCAAACCGGAAACCTATGCTCTTTGGTTGACGCCGCTCGCACTCTTTTTGCTGGGGGCCGGCGGTGTGGTCGCGGTCCTTGCCAGGTCCGGTCGGCGCAAGGCGAAGGCAGGCCTGAGCGCCGAAGAAGAGCGCCGGGTTTCCGAACTGTTGGCGCAGCGCGAAAGGAATGAGCCGTGA
- a CDS encoding methyltransferase family protein, producing the protein MRQYVGQMGAWNLTVLAIIIASWVIYRYFAPSNWREWASAGIVQAFIISLYAEMYGFPLTVYLAVRFFGMDRGDLTTNLWSSLLGFDEAMVLAMLLGYALALVGICLIVGGWRELYRNRKKGTLATGRLYKFVRHPQYLGLFIVLFGEGVVHWPTLLSVSLLPFIMFFYIALAKREEETLERLFGKQYALYKQDVPAFVPRWDQLRDAVMIWILFRD; encoded by the coding sequence ATGAGACAATACGTCGGGCAAATGGGGGCATGGAATCTCACCGTTCTTGCCATCATAATTGCCTCTTGGGTCATATATAGATATTTTGCACCAAGTAACTGGCGGGAGTGGGCCAGTGCCGGGATCGTGCAAGCGTTTATCATTTCACTTTACGCCGAAATGTACGGCTTCCCTCTTACAGTATACCTTGCTGTTCGATTTTTCGGAATGGACAGGGGCGATCTCACGACCAACTTGTGGTCAAGCCTTCTGGGCTTCGACGAGGCCATGGTTCTTGCAATGCTATTAGGCTATGCGCTCGCGCTGGTCGGCATTTGCCTCATAGTGGGAGGTTGGCGCGAACTCTACAGGAATCGAAAGAAAGGTACCCTTGCGACGGGTCGCCTTTATAAATTTGTCCGGCACCCTCAATATTTGGGTCTGTTTATCGTCCTATTTGGAGAGGGAGTGGTGCATTGGCCAACACTACTATCTGTTTCTTTGCTCCCGTTCATCATGTTCTTTTACATAGCATTGGCGAAAAGGGAGGAGGAGACTCTGGAACGATTGTTCGGCAAACAATATGCGCTGTATAAGCAGGATGTTCCTGCGTTTGTTCCGCGTTGGGATCAGCTTCGAGACGCTGTGATGATATGGATTTTGTTCCGAGACTAA
- a CDS encoding ATP-binding protein: MWRFFDSLRGQLVLLIIAALAAAQAVSLWLFVDERGLAVRAALGFEAAGRAANVARLIEEAPATLEPAILRAANSPLVRFDLSDTPTVDHDSHADSGAIEARVRGLLGAKDNREIRVEVHEVDHGILPMPHMAPEMAEMHLAMMRGDLSAIEMQLSIALTGGQWLNVGTRFERPPLQWPWASFLSFGLTAAIILVAACWFLLTRLTGPLLRVSRAADSLGRGENVRPLPLIGPAEVRDLTRTFNRMQARLTRFLADRTRLLAALGHDLRSPLTALRVRSEMVDERETRDSLITSIEEMQEMVDSTLSFARGITSSEDYETVEMGAFLGQLRADMLNGFSLKEGETIHLRLRSQSVRRALRNLIDNAERYGGMVDVSYGREDDHAIIRVADNGPGIPDGELEQVFEPYFRLEKSRSRETGGTGLGLSIARTIVRAHGGDIGLTNRAEGGLVATVTLPLGPEPLKQERTTT; this comes from the coding sequence ATGTGGCGCTTCTTTGACAGTCTGCGCGGCCAACTGGTCCTGTTAATCATCGCGGCACTCGCCGCCGCCCAAGCGGTCAGCCTCTGGTTGTTCGTTGACGAGCGCGGCCTGGCCGTGCGGGCCGCGCTCGGCTTCGAGGCAGCGGGGCGGGCCGCGAACGTCGCGCGGTTGATCGAGGAAGCGCCGGCAACGCTGGAACCGGCCATTCTGCGCGCGGCGAATTCACCGCTGGTGCGCTTTGACCTGTCTGATACACCGACCGTCGATCACGACAGCCACGCGGACAGCGGTGCTATCGAGGCAAGAGTGCGTGGTCTTCTCGGAGCCAAGGACAACCGTGAAATTCGCGTGGAGGTGCACGAGGTCGATCACGGCATCCTTCCGATGCCGCATATGGCGCCCGAGATGGCGGAAATGCATCTGGCGATGATGCGGGGCGATCTGTCGGCCATCGAGATGCAGCTGTCCATCGCCCTGACGGGCGGACAGTGGCTCAATGTCGGCACGCGGTTCGAGCGCCCGCCCCTGCAATGGCCCTGGGCCTCTTTCCTGAGCTTCGGGCTCACGGCTGCCATTATTCTTGTTGCCGCCTGCTGGTTTCTTCTGACCCGTCTGACTGGCCCGCTCTTGCGCGTGTCCCGTGCCGCCGACAGTCTCGGGCGCGGCGAAAATGTCAGACCACTGCCCTTGATCGGACCCGCCGAGGTGCGCGACCTGACCCGGACATTCAACCGGATGCAGGCCCGGCTGACCCGCTTCCTCGCGGACCGGACCCGGCTTCTCGCGGCCCTTGGACATGACCTGCGCTCGCCTCTCACGGCACTCCGCGTTCGCTCGGAGATGGTCGACGAGCGGGAAACACGCGACAGCCTCATAACCTCAATCGAGGAGATGCAGGAGATGGTGGACTCGACGCTTTCCTTCGCGCGCGGGATCACAAGCTCGGAAGACTACGAGACCGTCGAAATGGGCGCGTTTCTGGGTCAACTCCGCGCCGATATGCTGAACGGTTTTTCTCTGAAGGAGGGCGAAACCATTCACCTGCGCTTGCGGTCGCAATCAGTCCGGCGCGCGCTTCGCAACCTCATCGACAATGCCGAACGCTATGGCGGAATGGTTGATGTCAGCTATGGACGCGAGGACGATCACGCCATTATCCGCGTCGCTGACAATGGCCCCGGTATACCGGACGGCGAGCTTGAACAGGTCTTCGAGCCCTATTTCAGGCTTGAGAAATCCCGCTCGAGAGAGACCGGCGGCACCGGACTTGGACTGTCCATCGCCCGGACGATCGTCCGGGCGCATGGCGGGGACATTGGCCTCACCAACCGGGCAGAAGGCGGCCTCGTGGCGACCGTGACGCTGCCGCTGGGACCGGAACCCCTGAAACAGGAAAGGACAACGACATGA